The following DNA comes from Pirellulales bacterium.
TTCATCGGCCCGGCACGAACGATTGCTCGGGGTGATGTTGACGGCGCACTGAAAGCGGCTCCGCATCGGTTGAGCGGCGTGTTTCACAACCTGGGGCAAGAGCAGTTCTATTTAGAATCGCAGGCGTCGCTGGCTTATCCGGGCGAGCAAGGCGAAATTTTAGTTTACAGCTCCACGCAAAACCCAACCGAAACGCAGCACGTGGTGGCCGAAGCGCTGGGCCTGCATATGCATCAGGTGGTGTGCATTTGCAAACGGATGGGAGGCGGCTTCGGTGGCAAGGAAACGCAAGGGAGCATTCCCGCGGTGATGGCCGCGCTGGTCGCGCAACAAACCGGCCGCTCCGCCCGTGTGATTTACAACAAAGATGACGACATGTGCTCCACTGGCAAGCGGCACGCTTACCAGGCAGAGTGGGAAGTGGGCTTCGACGATGCCGGCCAAATTCTGGCGTACCGGGTGCAGTATTATTCCGACGGCGGGGCGGCGGCCGATCTTTCCACTTCGGTGATGGAGCGCACCATGCTCCACACCGACAATTCGTATTATCTGCCGAACGTGGAAATTCGCGGGCAGGTGTGCTTCACGAATTATCCGCCGAACACGGCCTTTCGCGGCTTCGGCGGTCCACAGGGAATAGCGGCGACGGAAAATATGATTCACGAAGTGGCCGGATATTTGAAATCGCGCGGAATCGTGCTGCACGACGGCGCGGCGAAGCAACATGCGGCGCTGTCGAACGGCCGAGACTCAAGCAACGGAAAAGTGATCCCTCCGGCCGGTACAGCAACCATCGGCTCACTCGACGTGCAATTGCGAAATTTGTACGGCATGGAGGATCGCAACATTACGCCGTACGGGCAACTGTTCAAGAAAAATCATTTGCCCGAAATTGTGACGCAGTTGGCCCGCAGCAGCGATTACCAGCAGCGGCTGGCGGAAATCGAAACGGCCAACACCACCGACCGGCTCTGGCTGCGCGGGCTGGCCCTGTCGCCGGTAAAATTTGGCATTTCGTTTACGACGAAATTTTTGAACCAGGGGAACGCGCTGGTCAACGTGTATCACGACGGTACGGTGCAAGTTTCCACTGGCGGCACGGAGATGGGCCAAGGCCTGAACGTGAAAATCCGGCAGCTTGTGGCCGACGAGTTTGGCTTGCCGATCGAGCGCGTCATCGTAATGGCCACCTCGACTGAAAAGAACATCAACACTTCGCCTACGGCCGCTTCGGCCGGGACCGATTTGAACGGCGCGGCGGCGGTGAACGCTTGCCGGCAAATTAAATCACGGTTGGCGGTGTTCGCAGCCAGG
Coding sequences within:
- a CDS encoding molybdopterin cofactor-binding domain-containing protein, whose product is MPSVGKPLPHDSAVGHVTGTAPYIDDMPARVDELHVGFVGSPVASGLIEAIELDAARAIPGVVALLTASDLPGKNVFGAIICDEPVLPKEKVLYVGQPVVIVAAETRAALETARRAVKIKVAASEPILTIERAIELRRFIGPARTIARGDVDGALKAAPHRLSGVFHNLGQEQFYLESQASLAYPGEQGEILVYSSTQNPTETQHVVAEALGLHMHQVVCICKRMGGGFGGKETQGSIPAVMAALVAQQTGRSARVIYNKDDDMCSTGKRHAYQAEWEVGFDDAGQILAYRVQYYSDGGAAADLSTSVMERTMLHTDNSYYLPNVEIRGQVCFTNYPPNTAFRGFGGPQGIAATENMIHEVAGYLKSRGIVLHDGAAKQHAALSNGRDSSNGKVIPPAGTATIGSLDVQLRNLYGMEDRNITPYGQLFKKNHLPEIVTQLARSSDYQQRLAEIETANTTDRLWLRGLALSPVKFGISFTTKFLNQGNALVNVYHDGTVQVSTGGTEMGQGLNVKIRQLVADEFGLPIERVIVMATSTEKNINTSPTAASAGTDLNGAAAVNACRQIKSRLAVFAARQLASAELGLSESSNSIVFEDGHAFDIRYPRHRIAFGKLCGDARRERVDLGARGFYATPGVDFNRETGRGNPFFYFTQGAAAGEVKIDRFTGELTVSRVDMLMDIGRSINPGVDMGQIVGGFIQGMGWVTGECLVYNWTADNKPIDPRQPAGTLLSHSPTTYKIPAVTDVPPIFNCDLFPNDDNTDNVASSKAVGEPPLMHATCVWTAVKHALGCVDMVAASELHLPATGEEIMRCLMLAKESRQQKAESRTGNGHFTTERRGEAAAKKS